From the genome of Nasonia vitripennis strain AsymCx chromosome 1, Nvit_psr_1.1, whole genome shotgun sequence, one region includes:
- the LOC100115088 gene encoding neprilysin-2-like, translated as MYSSRCIRCPIKLNCGFIITVILLINYLALSVQSSQDISPMEVDYEDSSKMDIDDSSALDDICLTEGCYNAAQLIRNNINETADPCNNFFDFACGGFVSKAVVSDSKPATGYLHVVQEKVMKEVSELLQEIIDLTEPRIFELAKQYFKTCLDQTSNENIGLLSLSEIVGQQGGWPLILGDSWQENEFDWAETDIKLRRIGFISQYLMKFYVFNDLYNSSRNLLHIAPATLEFHPIFLKLGFNHQSIQIFYNFMVNVAVYLGAHRVRAAAELADVLTFEMQLANKPTYPLYHGLNT; from the exons ATGTATAGCTCGAG ATGTATAAGATGTCCAATCAAATTAAATTGCGGTTTCATAATAACCGTAATATTATTAATCAACTATTTGGCACTATCTGTTCAATCTTCACAAGATATTTCACCAATGGAAGTAGATTATGAAGATTCATCTAAAATGGACATTGATG atagTTCGGCTCTTGATGATATTTGTTTAACAGAGGGATGCTATAATGCAG CGCAATTGATtcgtaataatataaatgaaaCAGCTGATCCGTGTAACAACTTTTTTGACTTCGCCTGCGGTGGCTTCGTTAGCAAAGCAGTAGTATCGGATAGTAAGCCGGCAACAGGGTATTTGCATGTAGTTCAAGAAAAAGTTATGAAGGAAGTTTCAGAACTTCTTCAggaaataattgatttaacAGAACCCAGAATCTTTGAGTTAgctaaacaatattttaaaacctGTTTAGATCAAA CATCCAATGAAAATATTGGATTATTGTCTCTAAGTGAGATTGTTGGACAACAAGGCGGTTGGCCTCTAATACTCGGGGACAGTTGGCAAGAAAACGAATTCGATTGGGCAGAAACGGATATTAAGCTTCGACGAATTGGGTTTATTTCACAATACCTAATGAAATTTTATGTATTCAACGACCTCTATAATAGTTCGAGAAATCTTTTGcat attgCTCCAGCTACTCTGGAATTTCATCCTATCTTTTTAAAACTTGGCTTTAATCACCAAAGTATACAAATATTCTACAACTTTATGGTAAACGTTGCTGTTTACTTGGGTGCCCATAGAGTACGGGCAGCGGCAGAGTTAGCTGATGTCCTTACTTTTGAAATGCAACTTGCCAAC aaACCCACATACCCATTGTATCATGgcttaaatacttaa
- the LOC100115118 gene encoding neprilysin-2: protein MSISCQNVRFSTLKISVILISLIVLQQCDFSKTATLYKSQGASESCQNVCTSLSCFQNAAFYREIMKPSLDPCDDFYQFVCGNFMDNVNISKQANSINIFALAQSQISVKLYLMIKENVKPNDISAVRKLKNYYQNCIDETRMEADGTEPVLKILENIGGWPLLNGDDWDENDFDWIDTVYKIHNEKFPVFFPTISVTLDKDNSTKVLPKILTAATEIEKTFFLVDSGKKLKKAYFNFIVNIAATLGVDKDQIYEEVKDIFDFEINLYKIETEDSQKQSQEQTKMTLKELSKNYPSIPWLELLNHVFNPSGVIIDETEVVIIEDLEYITKLEKLIEITPKRVIANYLVWKVVQSSLGYMPSEFRVLEADYLNQVNGRTQTPDRASKCLTDVMKAFPIAVSAMYVRENFDQSIKDDVSEIVSNIKKQTKRNLEKISWMDDQTRKSAIEKLEAMGVTVGHADELMEDDKVDGYYKDLVINPGSYFHSAFNLSMFLQNENYKMLRKPLNLSDWTMRQSAVIINAYYMLQKNSIEIPAGFLQGTFFQRHRPQYLNYGAMGTIIGHEVTHAFDSNGRKFDKNGNLKNWWKSNTEKEFLKKAQCIIDQYSNFTVNQIQLHVNGDKTQSENIADNGGFKAAYLAYKEWAKTQRVSEGCLPALNYTPEQMFWISAASSWCSKHSSEYLKNLVTTDVHSPDMSRVIISFSNIKEFAEDFQCKPNSRMNPKEKCVLWLRCIRCPIKLNCGFIITVILLINYLALSVQSSQDISPMEVDYEDSSKMDIDDSSALDDICLTEGCYNAAQLIRNNINETADPCNNFFDFACGGFVSKAVVSDSKPATGYLHVVQEKVMKEVSELLQEIIDLTEPRIFELAKQYFKTCLDQTTLEFHPIFLKLGFNHQSIQIFYNFMVNVAVYLGAHRVRAAAELADVLTFEMQLANAASTTYSEPTNNFTIQNLETHIPIVSWLKYLNGLIEPAAHLEINDIVHVENPNYLNQLAFLMTTTRKRTIANYIIWRITYESIPHLNTPIPRWKECAALLVDKTKGIPVGVSSLYIRRFFNEETRRDVRDIVHAIGDEFKLVVLKLPWLDDAAKINAIKKSLFMKQIVGYPDQLKNNKMIEDYSRSLEIFSDHFLKNILNVQRFHYEHSMLGFKESIDKRAWLSFTDSTTINAYYYSVFNSFVLLAAFLQPPLFNHNWPTYVKYGSIGFIIGHETMHAYDAGIIFYDETGSFNPQLSRAHQMEYAKRITCYIQQYEQFKDDELGLHVDGKLTINENLADNVGIKVAYNAYKKWEQEHIVEEKLPGLNYTQEQIFWISSVNFLCSKDTPEYRMNLLLTEEHTPDKFRAQGHVSNLEEFAKAFNCPKNSPMNPTLKCNLS, encoded by the exons ATGAGTATAAGTTGCCAAAACGTCAG ATTTTCAACACTCAAAATATCAGTGATTTTAATTAGTCTGATTGTTCTGCAACAATGTGACTTTTCAAAAACAGCAACTTTATATAAATCGC aaGGTGCAAGTGAATCTTGTCAAAATGTTTGCACATCGCTGAGTTGCTTTCAAAATG CTGCGTTTTACCGTGAAATTATGAAGCCTTCTCTAGATCCTTGTGATGATTTTTATCAATTCGTTTGTGGTAACTTTATGGACaatgtaaatatttcaaagcAGGCGAATTCAATCAACATTTTTGCTTTGGCACAATCTCAGATTTcagtaaaattatatttaatgatCAAAGAGAATGTTAAACCCAATGATATAAGCGCTGtcagaaaattgaaaaactacTATCAGAACTGTATAGATGAAA CTCGTATGGAAGCAGACGGCACAGAACCTGTTTTAAAAATCTTGGAAAATATCGGTGGCTGGCCCTTATTGAATGGTGATGATTGGGATGAAAATGATTTTGATTGGATAGATACTGTTTACAAAATTCACAATGAAAAATTCCCGGTCTTTTTCCCGACTATAAGTGTCACTCTTGATAAAGATAACTCTACAAAAGTTTTACCTAAA ATACTGACTGCTGCGACGGAAATAGAAAAAACGTTCTTTTTGGTCGATTCGgggaaaaagttgaaaaaagcTTATTTTAACTTCATAGTCAATATCGCTGCAACACTAGGTGTAGATAAAGATCAAATTTACGAGGAAGTAAAAGATATCTtcgattttgaaattaatttatataag ATCGAAACAGAAGATTCGCAGAAGCAATCGCAAGAACAAACTAAAATGACACTCAAGGAATTATCTAAAAATTATCCAAGTATTCCATGGCTGGAATTATTAAATCATGTTTTTAATCCAAGTGGTGTTATTATCGATGAAACTGAGGTTGTTATTATTGAAGATCTTGAGTACATCACAAAACTTGAGAAATTGATAGAAATTACACCTAAACGCGTAATAGCAAACTATTTGGTGTGGAAAGTAGTTCAGTCTAGTCTTGGATATATGCCAAGCGAATTCCGAGTATTAGAAGCAGATTATTTAAACCAAGTAAATGGAAGAACGCAAACACCTGATAGAGCTAGTAAATGTTTAACTGATGTTATGAAGGCCTTTCCTATTGCTGTTAGTGCAATGTATGTAAGAGAAAATTTCGATCAAAGCATCAAAGATGATGTAAGCGAAATTGTcagtaatattaaaaaacaaactAAAAGAAATTTAGAAAAG ataaGCTGGATGGACGATCAAACTCGGAAAtctgcaattgaaaaattagagGCTATGGGCGTTACGGTTGGTCATGCTGACGAGTTAATGGAAGACGATAAAGTTGATGGATACTACAAAGATCTTGTGATTAACCCAGGAAGTTATTTTCACAGTGCTTTTAATCTTAGTATGTTTCTCCAAaatgaaaattacaaaatgtTAAGAAAACCTCTAAATTTGAGTGATTGGACTATGCGTCAAAGTGCTGTTATTATAAATGCGTATTatatgttacaaaaaaattctatag aaATACCAGCTGGATTTTTGCAAGGAACGTTTTTCCAAAGACATAGGCCACAGTATTTAAATTATGGCGCAATGGGAACAATAATCGGTCACGAAGTTACTCACGCATTTGATAGCAATGGAAgaaaatttgacaaaaatGGCAACCTAAAGAATTGGTGGAAATCTAACACTGAAAAGGAATTCTTGAAAAAAGCTCAATGCATAATCGATCAATATAGCAATTTTACTGTTAACCAAATTCAGCTTCAT gtAAATGGAGATAAGACGCAGAGTGAAAATATTGCTGACAACGGAGGCTTCAAAGCTGCTTACCTAGCGTACAAGGAATGGGCAAAAACTCAAAGAGTTTCTGAAGGCTGTCTTCCGGCTCTCAATTATACTCCAGAACAGATGTTCTGGATAAGCGCTGCCAGCTCTTGGTGTAGCAAACACAGTtctgaatatttgaaaaatctcgtAACGACTGATGTACATAGTCCTGATATGTCTCGTGTcattatttcattttcaaacATTAAGGAGTTTGCAGAGGACTTTCAGTGTAAACCAAACTCAAGAATGAATCCTAAAGAGAAATGTGTTTTGTGG CTTAG ATGTATAAGATGTCCAATCAAATTAAATTGCGGTTTCATAATAACCGTAATATTATTAATCAACTATTTGGCACTATCTGTTCAATCTTCACAAGATATTTCACCAATGGAAGTAGATTATGAAGATTCATCTAAAATGGACATTGATG atagTTCGGCTCTTGATGATATTTGTTTAACAGAGGGATGCTATAATGCAG CGCAATTGATtcgtaataatataaatgaaaCAGCTGATCCGTGTAACAACTTTTTTGACTTCGCCTGCGGTGGCTTCGTTAGCAAAGCAGTAGTATCGGATAGTAAGCCGGCAACAGGGTATTTGCATGTAGTTCAAGAAAAAGTTATGAAGGAAGTTTCAGAACTTCTTCAggaaataattgatttaacAGAACCCAGAATCTTTGAGTTAgctaaacaatattttaaaacctGTTTAGATCAAA CTACTCTGGAATTTCATCCTATCTTTTTAAAACTTGGCTTTAATCACCAAAGTATACAAATATTCTACAACTTTATGGTAAACGTTGCTGTTTACTTGGGTGCCCATAGAGTACGGGCAGCGGCAGAGTTAGCTGATGTCCTTACTTTTGAAATGCAACTTGCCAAC GCAGCATCTACAACATATTCAGAACCTACTAACAATTTCactattcaaaatttagaaACCCACATACCCATTGTATCATGgcttaaatacttaaatggATTAATCGAGCCAGCTGCCCATCTTGAAATAAATGATATAGTCCACGTTGAAAATCCCAACTATCTGAATCAGTTGGCTTTTCTTATGACAACAACGCGTAAAAGAACAATAGCAAATTACATAATTTGGAGAATAACCTACGAATCTATACCCCACTTAAACACC CCGATACCAAGATGGAAGGAATGTGCTGCCTTGCTAGTCGACAAAACCAAGGGCATACCTGTAGGTGTTAGTTCTCTTTACATCAGAAGATTTTTTAACGAGGAAACAAGAAGAGATGTAAGGGATATTGTGCATGCTATCGGAGATGAATTCAAACTTGTGGTTCTGAAG CTTCCATGGTTGGACGATGCCGCGAAAATCAAtgctattaaaaaaagtttatttatgAAACAAATCGTTGGCTATCCCGATCAGttgaaaaacaacaaaatgatTGAAGATTACAGCCGTAGTTTGGAAATATTTTCagatcattttttaaaaaacattctGAATGTACAAAGATTTCATTACGAACACTCAATGTTAGGATTTAAAGAATCAATCGATAAGAGAGCATGGCTTTCGTTTACAGACTCAACAACGATTAATGCATATTACTATTCCGTTTTTAATTCATTTg TGTTGTTAGCTGCCTTTCTACAACCACCATTATTCAATCACAATTGGCCCACTTATGTAAAATATGGAAGCATTGGATTTATAATTGGTCATGAAACTATGCATGCTTATGATGCaggaataattttttatgatgAAACAGGAAGTTTTAACCCACAATTGTCACGTGCCCATCAAATGGAATATGCCAAGAGGATTACTTGCTacatacaacaatatgaacAATTTAAAGATGATGAGCTTGGTTTACAT GTGGACGGAAAGCttactataaatgaaaatttagcTGATAATGTTGGAATAAAAGTTGCATATAATGCCTATAAGAAATGGGAACAGGAGCACATAGTTGAAGAAAAACTTCCTGGTCTCAACTACACACAAGAGCAAATTTTCTGGATCAGTTCTGTCAATTTTCTTTGCAGCAAAGATACACCGGAATATCGTATGAATCTTTTATTAACTGAAGAGCATACGCCAGATAAATTTCGAGCCCAAGGGCATGTATCAAATTTAGAAGAGTTTGCTAAGGCCTTTAACTGTCCGAAAAACTCACCGATGAATCCTACGCTGAAGTGTAATCTTTCATAA
- the LOC116416955 gene encoding neprilysin-2, translating to MIQAIIFCINLILSLQCNLAKGATINFHKASLNVDQTCQDACTTSSCALEANHFLSIMNQNINPCDDFYQFVCGNFIKEKSIIDEATIINTFSIAQREVSTQIYNEIRTNVNSKDLSAFAKPKIYYQNCMNESRIENEGTKPLFEILNKIGGWPVLDGQKWNESIFSWENTTYQIRDQNFLITFPVIATVHIDSKNTSKHIIKIDNGFTTISRTFLLDGLNSKLLKAYYEEMINVTVALGADREAALKEMRKVLEFEINLYKIKTPPEKMLDVPKINTQITIEELSKKYPRIPWLKLINKVFNLSSILINNNETVTVVDLNYLSAVEKLIQTTPKRDLANFLSWKLVEQALAYMPRTLRQIASAFTKEVSGTTRIMNRESWCLNEIMEAFPISLSAMYVRKYFNNDINEKVTEILHNVKNQIKKNLEQIDWMDNTTRTAAIEKLQAMEASIGHADELLDNEKINDYYSELEINVGNYLESAFNITRFLENKNYRALRKSAGIGDWIFSKNAAIINAFYILQKNTLEIPAGFLRSFFRSASPQYINYGIIGSIIGHEITHAFDNQGRRYDKNGNENNWWLPSTEEKFFQKSRCIIDQYNNFTVAEIGLQVNGILTQGENIADNGGFKIAYHAYNEWIKNKNATEPCLSSLSYTPRQMFWISAASAWCSKQRPEYLKDLISTDEHSPENARVTISFSNIPEFAKDFNCQIGSKMNPKNKCTVW from the exons ATGATACAAgcaataatattttgtattaactTAATACTATCTTTACAATGTAATTTGGCTAAAGGAGCAACCATAAACTTTC ATAAAGCCAGTTTAAATGTTGATCAAACATGTCAAGATGCATGTACAACAAGCAGTTGCGCTTTAGAag CAAACCATTTTTTAAGTATCATGAATCAAAATATAAACCCATGTGatgatttttatcaatttgtaTGTGGAAATTTTatcaaagaaaaaagtattattgACGAAGCAACGATCATAAACACATTTAGCATTGCACAGAGAGAGGTATCTACTCAAATATACAATGAAATTAGAACGAACGTAAATTCGAAAGATCTGTCAGCGTTTGCCAAACCGAAAATTTATTATCAGAATTGCATGAATGAAT CTCGTATAGAAAATGAAGGAACAAAACCTCTTTTTGAgatattaaacaaaattggCGGTTGGCCCGTATTAGATGGTCAAAAATGGAATGAAAGTATCTTTAGTTGGGAAAATACAACATATCAAATTAGAGatcagaattttttgattactTTTCCAGTAATTGCCACGGTTCATATTGATAGTAAAAATACTTCAAAGCATATTATAAAG ATTGATAATGGTTTTACTACTATCAGTCGAACTTTTTTATTGGATGGCCTTAATAGTAAACTGCTTAAAGCCTATTATGAAGAAATGATAAATGTTACTGTAGCACTTGGAGCGGATCGAGAGGCAGCATTAAAAGAAATGAGGAAAGttcttgaatttgaaattaatcTTTATAAG ATAAAAACACCACCAGAAAAAATGTTAGATGTTCCAAAAATCAATACTCAAATCACAATCGAAGAactatctaaaaaatatcctCGAATTCCCtggttaaaattaataaacaaagtattTAATTTGAGTAGTATACTTATCAATAATAATGAGACAGTTACTGTTGTTGATTTAAATTATCTATCAGCCgtagaaaaattaatacaaacaACACCAAAAAGAGATCTCGCTAACTTTTTGTCATGGAAACTGGTTGAGCAAGCTCTTGCGTACATGCCTCGAACATTACGACAAATAGCATCAGCATTTACTAAAGAAGTGTCAGGAACTACTAGAATAATGAATAGAGAATCTTGGTGTTTAAATGAAATAATGGAAGCTTTTCCTATTAGCTTAAGTGCTATGTAtgttagaaaatattttaacaacGATATAAATGAGAAGGTTACTGAAATTCTGCATAAtgttaaaaatcaaataaaaaaaaatttagaacag ATTGATTGGATGGATAATACAACGCGAACAGCTGCAATAGAAAAATTACAGGCAATGGAAGCTTCAATTGGCCATGCTGATGAATTATTGGACAATGAAAAAATCAATGATTACTACAGTGAACTTGAAATAAATGTAGGAAATTACTTAGAAAGTGCATTTAATATAACAagatttttggaaaataaaaattacagaGCTCTACGAAAATCAGCTGGTATAGGCGATTGGATATTTAGCAAAAATGCAGCCATTATTAATGCATTTtatattctacaaaaaaatactTTGG AGATACCAGCTGGTTTTTTAAGATCTTTTTTTCGGTCTGCTAGCCCCCAATACATAAATTATGGCATTATTGGTTCTATCATCGGTCATGAAATCACGCACGCTTTTGATAATCAGGGTCGAAGATATGATAAAAatggaaatgaaaataattggtGGTTACCTTCAAcggaagaaaaattttttcaaaaatcaagaTGTATTATAGACcagtataataattttactgTCGCGGAAATTGGACTGCAA GTGAATGGCATTCTTACACAAGGCGAAAATATTGCTGACAATGGAGGCTTTAAGATAGCTTATCATGCCTACAATGAATggataaaaaataagaatgcCACTGAGCCTTGTCTTTCATCTCTTTCTTACACCCCACGTCAAATGTTCTGGATTAGTGCCGCAAGTGCTTGGTGCAGTAAGCAACGACCAGAAtatttaaaagatttaatttctACTGACGAACATAGCCCCGAAAACGCTCGAGTTACAATTTCTTTCTCAAATATACCGGAGTTCGCAAAAGATTTTAATTGTCAAATTGGTTCTAAAATGAAtccgaaaaataaatgtaCAGTATGGTAA